Proteins from a single region of Deltaproteobacteria bacterium:
- a CDS encoding ATP-binding protein, producing MAITNHDRVGKALDLLNAGLRPFAEREMHAVHGEQWVDAARSAIREDRGSPKLKGDGFNWDTQALLTLVWEQWNGVFSKTLGRAERTLVSELRDIRNKWAHQEAFSTDDAYRALDSAGRLLTAVSAPQSDEIEKMKMELLRLRFDEQVRGEKRKCAGTAIESAAAGNLKPWREVVTPHKDVASGRYQQAEFAADLWQVHLGEGTDEYKNPVEFFRRTYLTESLKRLLVGAVQRLAGAGGDPVVQLQTNFGGGKTHSMLALYHLFSGITPNELSGIDAVMKEASERSERREVRNERSDSHLTSHSSFLFPRTVRRVVLVGNKISPGNPVTKPDGTVVRTLWGELAWQLGGKKAFKRVQADDEKATSPGDVLRELFKEYGPCLVLIDEWVAYARQLHDQSDLPAGGFETQFSFAQVLTESAKLAKNCLLVISLPASDVGEKREKRSEEREGSHFSLLSPHSYVDDVEVGGQRGREALDRLRNVVGRVESSWRPASAEEGFEIVRRRLFEPLADQTQFKDRDIVARAFADLYRTQHQEFPPECRDADYEKRLKAAYPIHPEIFDRLYSDWSTLVKFQRTRGVLRLMAAVIHSLWEKGDRNPLILPANISIDDPRVQFELTRYLSDNWVPVIEKDVDGPSSLPLRLDGEVPNLGKFAACRRVARTIYLGSAPTATAAHRGLEDRRVKLGCVMPGESPAVFGDALRRLAGAATYLYQDGPRYWYSTQPTVTKLAEDRAEQLKRDPDKVVAELDQRLRLDLRKTGDFSRIHPMPQSGQDVPDDMDARLVVLGVDHAYNKEPGNAAEVAAKAIFESRGNSPRLFRNTLVFLAVDQTRLQDLDEAVRRYLAWDSILAEQEKLDLSPHQVKQAETQKTSADGAVTARLPEAYQWLLVPVQGSPQAAVEWQSFRLSGQDALALRASKKLRTDELLVTSLAGTRLRMELDRVPLWRGDHVAIKQLVEDFARYLYLPRTKDPAVLVEAIRDGLGLLTWSQDSFAYANSFDETAGRYRGLRCGQQVPITESDAGLLVRPEIARQQQQAEAQQTTGTTAAAGGDAGTTATGGAGGEATSGEAGTGSNQTAAPKRFHGTVSLDPTRVGRDASRIADEVVAHLAGLIGATVRVTLEIEAEIPAGAPENVVRTVTENSRTLKFTSQGFEKE from the coding sequence ATGGCCATCACCAACCACGATCGGGTCGGTAAGGCGTTGGACCTGCTGAATGCGGGACTCCGACCCTTTGCTGAGCGGGAAATGCACGCAGTACACGGGGAGCAGTGGGTAGACGCTGCACGGTCTGCAATCCGTGAGGATCGGGGATCGCCGAAACTCAAAGGTGACGGCTTCAACTGGGACACGCAGGCACTTCTCACTCTGGTCTGGGAACAGTGGAACGGCGTATTCTCCAAGACGTTAGGACGCGCGGAGCGCACCCTGGTCAGCGAGCTGCGCGACATCCGCAACAAGTGGGCGCATCAAGAAGCCTTCAGCACCGACGACGCCTACCGCGCACTCGACTCGGCTGGTCGCCTGCTGACGGCCGTCTCGGCGCCGCAGTCCGATGAAATCGAGAAGATGAAGATGGAGCTGCTGCGCCTGCGGTTCGACGAACAGGTGCGCGGCGAGAAGCGGAAGTGCGCCGGCACCGCGATCGAGAGCGCCGCGGCAGGCAACCTGAAGCCGTGGCGCGAGGTGGTGACGCCGCACAAAGACGTTGCCAGCGGTCGCTACCAGCAGGCGGAATTCGCCGCGGACCTCTGGCAGGTGCATCTCGGCGAAGGAACCGACGAGTACAAGAATCCGGTCGAGTTCTTCCGCCGCACCTATCTCACCGAGAGCCTGAAGCGGCTGCTCGTGGGCGCGGTGCAGCGCCTGGCGGGCGCCGGTGGCGATCCCGTCGTCCAGCTTCAAACTAATTTCGGCGGCGGCAAGACGCACTCGATGCTGGCGCTCTATCACCTGTTCTCCGGCATCACGCCGAACGAGCTGTCCGGCATCGACGCTGTGATGAAGGAGGCGTCGGAGAGAAGTGAGCGCAGAGAAGTGAGAAACGAGAGGTCGGACTCCCATCTCACTTCTCACTCCTCTTTCCTCTTTCCTCGCACTGTCCGCCGCGTCGTGCTGGTCGGCAACAAGATTTCGCCCGGCAACCCCGTCACCAAGCCCGATGGCACCGTAGTGCGCACCCTGTGGGGTGAACTGGCCTGGCAGCTCGGCGGCAAGAAGGCTTTCAAGCGCGTCCAGGCCGACGACGAGAAGGCAACCAGTCCCGGCGACGTGCTGCGCGAGCTGTTCAAGGAGTACGGCCCGTGCCTGGTACTCATCGACGAATGGGTCGCCTACGCCCGCCAGCTCCACGACCAGAGCGACCTGCCGGCCGGCGGCTTCGAGACGCAGTTCAGCTTCGCCCAGGTGCTGACCGAGTCGGCGAAGCTGGCAAAGAACTGCCTGCTCGTGATCAGTCTTCCTGCTTCGGACGTCGGAGAGAAGCGAGAAAAGAGAAGTGAGGAAAGAGAAGGCTCTCACTTCTCACTCCTCTCTCCTCACTCCTACGTGGATGACGTGGAAGTCGGCGGCCAGCGGGGGCGCGAGGCTCTCGACCGGCTGCGCAACGTCGTGGGGCGCGTGGAATCCTCTTGGCGGCCGGCGAGCGCCGAGGAAGGCTTCGAGATCGTACGCCGGCGGCTGTTCGAACCCCTCGCCGATCAGACACAGTTCAAGGACCGCGACATCGTGGCGCGGGCCTTCGCGGATCTCTACCGGACCCAGCACCAGGAGTTTCCGCCCGAGTGCCGCGACGCTGATTATGAAAAGCGCCTCAAGGCGGCTTACCCGATCCACCCGGAAATCTTCGACCGGCTCTACAGCGACTGGTCCACCCTTGTGAAGTTTCAGCGCACGCGCGGCGTGCTGCGCCTGATGGCCGCAGTGATCCACAGCCTGTGGGAGAAGGGCGATCGCAACCCGCTCATCCTGCCGGCGAATATCTCGATCGACGATCCGCGGGTGCAGTTCGAGCTAACCCGTTACCTCTCGGACAACTGGGTCCCGGTGATTGAAAAAGACGTGGACGGCCCAAGCTCCCTGCCGCTGCGGCTCGACGGCGAGGTGCCGAATCTCGGCAAGTTCGCCGCCTGCCGGCGCGTGGCGCGCACCATCTACCTTGGCTCCGCCCCCACAGCCACCGCCGCCCACCGGGGACTCGAGGACCGTCGCGTGAAGCTCGGCTGTGTGATGCCGGGAGAATCGCCCGCCGTCTTCGGGGACGCGCTCCGGCGTCTCGCCGGCGCCGCCACATACCTCTACCAGGACGGCCCGCGCTACTGGTACTCCACGCAGCCCACGGTCACCAAGCTTGCGGAAGACCGCGCCGAGCAGCTCAAACGCGATCCCGACAAGGTAGTAGCCGAGCTGGATCAGCGCCTGCGCCTCGATCTGCGCAAGACCGGCGACTTCAGCCGCATCCATCCCATGCCGCAGTCCGGGCAGGACGTGCCCGACGACATGGACGCGCGGCTGGTCGTGCTGGGCGTCGACCACGCTTACAACAAGGAACCGGGCAACGCGGCCGAGGTCGCGGCGAAGGCCATCTTCGAGTCCCGCGGCAACTCGCCGCGGCTGTTCCGCAATACGCTCGTCTTCCTCGCCGTCGACCAGACCCGCCTTCAGGATCTCGACGAGGCCGTGCGCCGGTATCTCGCGTGGGACTCCATTCTCGCCGAACAAGAGAAGCTCGACCTCTCGCCGCATCAGGTGAAGCAAGCCGAGACCCAGAAGACATCTGCGGACGGTGCCGTGACCGCACGGCTGCCGGAGGCCTACCAGTGGCTCCTGGTGCCGGTACAGGGCTCGCCCCAGGCAGCCGTGGAGTGGCAGTCCTTCCGCCTCTCCGGCCAGGATGCCCTCGCGCTCCGCGCGAGCAAGAAGCTCCGCACCGACGAGCTGCTCGTGACATCGCTCGCCGGCACGCGCCTGCGGATGGAGCTGGACCGCGTGCCGCTGTGGCGCGGCGACCACGTCGCCATCAAACAGCTGGTCGAAGACTTCGCCCGCTACCTCTACCTGCCGCGCACCAAGGACCCGGCAGTGCTGGTGGAAGCAATCCGCGACGGCCTCGGCCTACTGACGTGGTCGCAAGATTCCTTCGCGTACGCCAACAGCTTCGATGAGACCGCCGGCCGCTACCGCGGGCTGCGCTGCGGCCAGCAAGTCCCGATCACCGAAAGCGACGCCGGCCTGCTCGTGCGGCCCGAGATCGCTCGGCAACAGCAGCAAGCGGAAGCCCAGCAGACAACCGGCACCACCGCCGCCGCAGGCGGAGATGCCGGAACGACAGCCACAGGAGGCGCAGGCGGTGAAGCGACGTCCGGCGAAGCCGGTACGGGCTCGAATCAAACCGCAGCGCCAAAGCGCTTTCACGGCACTGTCTCCCTCGACCCAACCCGCGTCGGCCGGGACGCCAGCCGCATCGCCGACGAGGTCGTCGCCCACCTTGCTGGTCTCATCGGCGCGACCGTGAGAGTAACCCTCGAAATCGAAGCTGAAATTCCAGCTGGTGCGCCTGAGAATGTGGTGCGGACTGTGACCGAAAACAGTCGGACGCTCAAGTTTACGAGCCAGGGGTTTGAGAAGGAGTAA
- a CDS encoding DUF2384 domain-containing protein: MKATAARTRMLVKAHAKGRPLGAGEAAARVKSGLPVAELDVLRELLGLTVENLAGRIGISIATLSRRRQSGQRLDAGHSDRLLRFARLFRLATELHDGDEEAARAWLRKPARALDGETPLDRAETEAGAREVENLIGRLEHGVYT; this comes from the coding sequence ATGAAAGCCACTGCCGCCCGCACCAGGATGCTCGTGAAGGCGCACGCGAAGGGCCGGCCGCTGGGCGCCGGGGAGGCGGCGGCACGGGTCAAATCGGGCCTGCCTGTGGCGGAGCTGGATGTGCTGCGGGAGCTGCTTGGCCTCACGGTGGAGAACCTTGCCGGCCGGATCGGCATCTCGATCGCGACACTCTCCCGCCGCCGGCAAAGCGGCCAGCGTCTCGACGCGGGCCACAGTGACCGGCTGCTCCGCTTCGCGCGGCTGTTCCGTCTTGCCACCGAGCTGCACGACGGCGACGAGGAGGCCGCACGCGCTTGGCTGCGCAAGCCCGCCCGCGCCCTCGACGGCGAGACTCCGCTGGACCGCGCCGAGACGGAAGCGGGGGCCCGCGAGGTGGAGAATCTCATCGGCCGCCTGGAGCACGGCGTGTACACCTGA
- a CDS encoding nucleotidyltransferase domain-containing protein has product MTTEAAIQTMVDRIVQRFHPVRVVLFGSHARGTATAESDVDLLVVLPQIADKRRTTVDIRRALGDLPVSKDIVVTTPDEIARRGDLIGSVLRPALREGKVVYEQH; this is encoded by the coding sequence ATGACGACAGAAGCGGCGATTCAGACGATGGTGGACCGGATCGTGCAGCGCTTCCACCCGGTGAGGGTCGTCCTCTTTGGTTCGCACGCGCGAGGGACGGCCACCGCCGAGAGTGATGTCGATCTCCTGGTCGTGCTCCCCCAAATTGCGGACAAGCGCCGTACGACCGTCGACATCCGGCGCGCTTTAGGCGACCTGCCTGTCAGCAAGGACATCGTGGTCACCACGCCCGATGAGATCGCGCGTCGCGGCGACCTGATTGGAAGCGTTCTGCGGCCGGCGCTGCGCGAGGGGAAAGTCGTTTATGAGCAGCACTGA
- a CDS encoding four helix bundle protein has protein sequence MHYRETIVWQKAMESAREVYRLVPKLPKEETYGMRSQITRAIVSIPANIAEGWTRESIREKAQFLAIAQGSLAEAETLLTLCEQIGWFPALETQTLRQLLDEVSRMLTTLRRKFRTA, from the coding sequence ATGCACTACCGGGAAACAATCGTGTGGCAGAAGGCGATGGAATCGGCGCGGGAGGTCTATCGACTGGTGCCCAAGCTGCCCAAGGAGGAAACGTACGGGATGCGGTCTCAGATCACTCGGGCGATCGTCTCGATTCCGGCGAATATCGCCGAGGGATGGACCCGGGAATCGATCCGGGAGAAAGCCCAGTTCCTGGCGATAGCCCAAGGTTCATTGGCGGAAGCCGAGACCCTGCTCACGCTCTGCGAGCAGATCGGCTGGTTTCCGGCCCTGGAAACCCAAACGCTGCGTCAGCTTCTGGACGAAGTGAGTCGAATGTTGACGACGCTGCGGCGCAAGTTCAGGACTGCGTGA
- a CDS encoding RES family NAD+ phosphorylase — protein MPQLWRVVKRTHAATAFDGKAAQRFGGRWNSPGRRAVYASATKSLAVLEVLVHLDVGRPLPRLVAFTFDVDSKLVDNLASAQLPRHWRTVRGLLATQQIGDAWLASGRALALAVPSAIVPEELNYLLNPAHPAFGRLRIGRSIPFLLDPRLVG, from the coding sequence ATGCCGCAGCTATGGCGCGTCGTGAAGCGCACGCACGCGGCCACGGCGTTCGACGGCAAAGCGGCGCAGCGCTTCGGCGGGCGCTGGAACTCGCCCGGCCGGCGCGCCGTGTATGCCAGCGCCACCAAGTCGCTCGCCGTGCTCGAGGTGCTTGTGCATCTCGATGTCGGCCGGCCACTCCCGCGTCTTGTCGCGTTCACGTTCGATGTCGATTCCAAGCTCGTCGATAATCTGGCGAGCGCTCAGTTGCCGCGGCATTGGCGCACGGTGCGCGGCCTGCTGGCGACGCAGCAGATCGGCGACGCGTGGCTCGCGTCCGGCCGCGCCCTGGCGCTGGCGGTGCCGAGTGCCATCGTGCCGGAGGAATTGAACTACTTGCTCAATCCCGCCCACCCCGCCTTCGGCCGCCTGAGAATTGGGCGGTCGATACCGTTTCTCCTCGACCCGCGCCTGGTAGGCTGA
- a CDS encoding DUF3883 domain-containing protein has protein sequence MTRLEDLQPNAAVRGILPDALVTVVSVQWFGSEALELTYKTPAGKVANELVYRHDEPRLEVVEQGRPWSFDGDGARFRLVSEAHRIRLAHLFDPVLAVHTSVVEPLPHQITAVYDAMLPRQPLRFLLADDPGAGKTIMAGLLMKELIARGDLQRCLVVCPGSLAEQWQDELYRRFHLPFEILTNDKLEAARTGNWFLETNLVIARLDKLSRNEDVQLKLAAPDCGWDLIVCDEAHKMSATFFGGEIKYTKRYKLGQLLSTLTRHFLLMTATPHNGKEEDFQLFMALLDGDRFEGRFRDGVHAADVSDLMRRMVKEGLLKFDATPLFPERIAYTVAYKLSDREAQLYKEVTDYVREEFNRAEALQNDKRAGTVGFALTILQRRLASSPEAIYQSLRRRRERLESRLRELELLHRGGEVAPVIAASVPTLDAEDVEDLEDAPDNEVEAAEEEILDQATAARTITELKGEIDTLKRLESLALTVRRSGEDKKWRELANLLGEIFTPAALADRVGEGDSPPYGSGPIPRPVPSPRQKLVLFTEHRDTLNYLEQRITTLLGRKEAVVIIHGGMGREERMNAQESFKHDPEVQVLLATDAAGEGINLQRAHLMVNYDLPWNPNRIEQRFGRIHRIGQTEVCHLWNLVAEDTREGEVYRTLLEKLEQARTALGGQVFDVLGKLQFDGRPLRDLLIEAIRYGERPEVRARLTQVVAHAFDKSQLQDLLEERALAHDAMDASRVYRIREEMERAEARRLQPHYIESFFLEAFQRLGGTTKQREPRRYEVTHVPAPVRNRDRLIGIGEPVLPRYERIAFEKSLVAPQGQALAAFVCPGHPLLDATIDLTLERDRDLLRRGAVLVDERDAGTEPRVLFYLEHGIQDASLTRSGERRIVSKRMLYVEARREKREVRNEGGCDALPGADGLAKGHGGGSGSLSARAEVAQGRDVRDAFTDHPRGGFGAGEHCGGMDQGVGAGKGAVFRDRPGLTGGDRDPPDSLRGSGLVPAEGDRGPSRIAGRDESYANHDAPEGPAAVAPHFSLLFSHFSYAPYLDYRPLTADEPGVEALLDRPECAWISRELEQKAQGHAVAHVVPEHLAEVRSRKLDLIAKTEAAVKDRLTKEISYWDHRAEQLKLQEQAGKPNARLNSGEARKRADALQARLQKRMEELKLEQQISPLPPVILGGLLVVPAGLIAKMTGRPAPTLAAAPDTQASAARARAIVMEIERRLGFEPTDREMEKLGYDIESRIPGTGRLRFIEVKGRVTGADTITVTKNEILYSLNKPEDFILAIVEFLDGEEHRVHYVRRPFHREPDFGVTSVNYDFGELLARAGVPA, from the coding sequence ATGACTCGCCTCGAAGACCTCCAGCCGAACGCCGCCGTGCGAGGCATCCTCCCGGATGCCCTGGTCACGGTCGTGAGCGTGCAGTGGTTCGGCTCGGAGGCCCTTGAGCTGACCTACAAGACGCCCGCCGGCAAGGTCGCCAACGAACTGGTCTACCGCCACGACGAGCCGCGCCTTGAAGTCGTCGAGCAGGGCCGGCCCTGGAGCTTCGACGGCGACGGCGCGCGCTTCCGGCTCGTCTCTGAAGCGCACCGCATCCGGCTCGCGCATCTCTTCGACCCGGTGCTTGCGGTGCACACCTCCGTGGTCGAGCCGCTGCCGCACCAGATCACGGCTGTCTACGACGCCATGCTGCCGCGCCAGCCGCTGCGTTTCCTGCTCGCCGACGATCCCGGTGCCGGCAAGACGATCATGGCGGGGCTCCTGATGAAGGAACTGATCGCCCGCGGCGATCTGCAGCGCTGCCTCGTCGTTTGCCCCGGCAGCCTGGCCGAGCAGTGGCAGGATGAACTCTATCGCCGGTTTCATCTGCCGTTCGAGATCCTCACCAACGACAAGCTCGAAGCCGCACGCACCGGCAACTGGTTCCTGGAAACTAACCTCGTCATCGCGCGCCTCGACAAGCTTTCCCGCAACGAGGACGTGCAGCTGAAACTCGCGGCACCGGACTGCGGCTGGGATCTGATCGTCTGCGACGAGGCGCACAAAATGTCGGCCACCTTCTTCGGTGGCGAGATCAAGTACACCAAGCGCTACAAGCTGGGGCAGCTCCTCTCAACGCTGACACGCCACTTTCTCCTGATGACGGCCACGCCGCACAACGGCAAGGAAGAGGACTTTCAACTGTTTATGGCGTTGCTGGACGGCGACCGCTTCGAGGGCCGTTTCCGCGACGGCGTTCACGCCGCCGACGTCTCGGACCTCATGCGCCGTATGGTCAAGGAAGGCCTTCTCAAGTTCGACGCCACGCCGCTCTTTCCCGAGCGCATCGCATATACCGTTGCTTACAAGCTCTCCGACCGCGAAGCGCAGCTCTACAAAGAAGTCACCGATTACGTGCGCGAGGAGTTCAACCGCGCCGAGGCGCTGCAGAACGACAAGCGCGCCGGTACCGTCGGCTTTGCGCTGACCATCCTCCAGCGACGGCTCGCCTCTTCACCAGAGGCGATCTACCAGTCGCTGCGTCGGCGCCGCGAGCGCCTTGAGAGCCGGCTTCGCGAGCTGGAACTGCTCCACCGCGGAGGCGAGGTCGCACCGGTGATCGCCGCGAGCGTGCCGACCCTCGACGCCGAGGATGTCGAGGACCTCGAAGACGCGCCCGACAACGAGGTCGAGGCCGCCGAAGAGGAGATCCTCGATCAGGCCACGGCGGCGCGTACAATCACCGAGCTGAAGGGCGAGATCGACACGCTCAAGCGGTTGGAGTCCCTCGCACTGACCGTGCGCCGTAGTGGCGAAGACAAGAAATGGCGCGAGCTTGCCAACCTTCTTGGTGAAATCTTTACCCCGGCGGCCCTTGCCGACCGCGTGGGAGAGGGAGATTCCCCTCCGTATGGTTCGGGACCGATTCCGCGGCCCGTGCCGTCGCCGCGTCAGAAGCTGGTTCTCTTCACCGAGCACCGTGACACTCTGAACTACCTGGAGCAGCGCATCACCACGCTTCTCGGCCGCAAGGAAGCCGTCGTCATCATCCATGGTGGCATGGGCCGCGAGGAACGCATGAACGCTCAGGAGTCGTTCAAACACGACCCGGAAGTGCAGGTGCTCCTGGCGACGGACGCGGCGGGTGAAGGCATCAACCTGCAGCGCGCGCACCTGATGGTGAACTACGATCTGCCGTGGAACCCGAACCGCATCGAGCAGCGTTTTGGACGTATTCATCGAATCGGGCAAACTGAAGTGTGTCATCTTTGGAACCTCGTGGCTGAAGACACCCGCGAAGGCGAGGTCTACCGCACCCTGCTGGAGAAGCTCGAACAGGCCCGGACCGCTCTCGGCGGCCAGGTGTTCGACGTCCTCGGCAAGCTCCAGTTTGACGGCCGGCCGCTGCGTGACCTCCTGATCGAGGCGATCCGCTACGGTGAACGGCCGGAAGTACGTGCCCGGCTCACGCAGGTTGTGGCCCATGCCTTCGACAAGAGCCAGCTCCAGGACCTGCTCGAAGAGCGCGCCCTTGCCCACGATGCCATGGACGCGAGCCGCGTCTATCGCATCCGTGAGGAAATGGAACGGGCCGAAGCGCGACGGCTCCAGCCGCATTACATCGAGTCCTTCTTCCTGGAAGCATTCCAGCGGCTGGGCGGCACGACCAAGCAACGCGAGCCCCGCCGCTACGAGGTCACCCATGTGCCCGCACCGGTGCGCAACCGCGACCGCCTGATCGGCATCGGCGAGCCCGTGCTGCCGCGCTACGAGCGCATTGCCTTCGAGAAGTCGCTCGTCGCACCGCAGGGCCAGGCGCTCGCCGCGTTCGTGTGTCCAGGTCACCCGTTGCTCGACGCCACCATCGACCTCACGCTAGAGCGCGACCGCGACCTGCTGCGGCGGGGCGCGGTACTGGTGGACGAGCGCGACGCCGGCACGGAGCCACGCGTGCTCTTCTACCTGGAACACGGCATTCAGGACGCGAGCCTCACCCGCTCGGGCGAGCGGCGCATCGTTTCCAAGCGCATGCTCTACGTGGAAGCGAGGAGAGAGAAACGAGAAGTGAGAAACGAGGGAGGGTGCGATGCACTACCGGGAGCTGACGGTTTGGCGAAAGGCCATGGAGGCGGCTCGGGAAGTCTATCGGCTCGCGCCGAGGTTGCCCAGGGAAGAGACGTACGGGATGCGTTCACAGATCACCCGCGCGGTGGTTTCGGTGCCGGCGAACATTGCGGAGGGATGGACCAGGGAGTCGGTGCGGGAAAAGGCGCAGTTTTTCGCGATCGCCCAGGGCTCACTGGCGGAGACCGAGACCCTCCTGACTCTTTGCGAGGATCTGGACTGGTTCCCGCGGAAGGAGACCGAGGACCTTCGCGGATTGCTGGACGAGACGAGTCGTATGCTAACCACGATGCGCCGGAAGGCCCGGCAGCCGTAGCTCCTCACTTCTCACTTCTATTTTCTCACTTCTCGTACGCGCCGTATCTCGACTACCGGCCGCTCACGGCCGACGAGCCCGGCGTGGAGGCACTCCTTGATCGTCCCGAGTGCGCGTGGATCAGCCGCGAGCTGGAGCAGAAAGCGCAGGGCCACGCCGTCGCACATGTCGTGCCGGAACATTTGGCGGAGGTCCGCTCGCGCAAGCTGGACCTCATCGCCAAGACTGAAGCCGCGGTGAAGGACCGGCTTACCAAGGAGATCAGCTACTGGGATCATCGTGCAGAGCAGCTCAAGCTGCAGGAGCAAGCGGGCAAGCCCAACGCTCGGCTCAATTCAGGCGAGGCACGAAAGCGCGCGGACGCGCTGCAGGCACGCCTCCAAAAGCGAATGGAGGAGCTGAAGCTGGAGCAGCAGATTTCACCTCTGCCGCCCGTCATCCTCGGCGGCCTGTTGGTGGTACCGGCAGGCCTGATCGCCAAGATGACTGGGCGACCGGCACCGACCCTCGCGGCGGCGCCTGACACGCAGGCCTCTGCGGCGCGCGCCCGTGCGATCGTCATGGAGATCGAGCGCCGCCTGGGGTTTGAACCAACCGACCGCGAGATGGAAAAGCTTGGCTACGACATCGAAAGCCGCATCCCCGGCACCGGCCGCTTGCGTTTCATCGAGGTGAAGGGCCGCGTCACCGGCGCCGACACAATCACCGTGACGAAGAACGAGATCCTCTATTCCCTGAACAAACCCGAGGACTTCATCCTAGCGATCGTCGAGTTCCTGGACGGCGAAGAGCACCGCGTTCATTACGTGCGCCGGCCATTCCATCGCGAACCCGACTTCGGCGTCACGAGCGTGAACTACGACTTCGGAGAGCTCTTGGCGCGCGCCGGGGTACCGGCGTGA
- a CDS encoding HEPN domain-containing protein: protein MSSTELLAELRRWLRFAREDLDGAETLLADEGFVPRHVCWLAQQAAEKAIKGALSSQEIPFPFRHDLDALRNLLPDGWEVKRQHPDLAELTEWAVEARYPGDWPDATVEDARRAAVQARAVYECVIADLLRHGISAEDTRGS, encoded by the coding sequence ATGAGCAGCACTGAACTGCTCGCGGAGCTGCGCCGCTGGTTACGCTTCGCCCGGGAAGATCTCGACGGCGCCGAAACGCTGCTGGCCGATGAAGGGTTTGTGCCACGCCACGTGTGCTGGCTTGCGCAGCAGGCGGCAGAGAAGGCGATCAAAGGCGCGCTCTCATCTCAGGAGATCCCATTCCCATTTCGGCACGATCTGGATGCGCTGCGCAATCTCTTGCCCGACGGCTGGGAGGTGAAGCGCCAACACCCGGACCTTGCGGAGCTGACGGAGTGGGCCGTTGAGGCGCGGTATCCGGGCGACTGGCCGGATGCGACGGTTGAAGATGCACGCCGCGCGGCCGTGCAGGCGCGCGCCGTATACGAATGCGTAATCGCGGACCTGCTACGGCACGGCATTTCGGCTGAGGACACGCGGGGTTCTTGA
- a CDS encoding nucleotidyltransferase domain-containing protein gives MEVFGSVARGRASSDSDVDLLVTLDESVPVSTTELLEMAGEVEELVGVPVDFVFRRSLEQSPNRYAREHILATAICVYRN, from the coding sequence CTGGAGGTTTTCGGCTCAGTCGCGCGCGGCCGAGCTTCGTCCGATAGTGATGTGGACCTGCTGGTAACGCTCGACGAGTCGGTGCCGGTTTCCACTACCGAGCTGCTCGAAATGGCAGGTGAGGTAGAAGAGCTTGTGGGGGTGCCGGTGGACTTCGTCTTCCGCCGGTCCTTGGAGCAATCACCCAACCGTTACGCCCGCGAGCACATTCTCGCCACCGCCATCTGCGTCTACCGAAACTGA